The following coding sequences are from one Streptomyces angustmyceticus window:
- a CDS encoding hemolysin family protein yields the protein MTDLLFLGVALLLTLACGVFVAAEFSLTTVERSDLERAAERGERGADSALKAVRGLTFQLSGAQLGITVTGLVIGMLSKPAIATLLAGPLAAMGLSRAVADSAALVLGTAVSTVVLMVVGELVPKNWAISHPLGIARKVATAQRGFSAAFRPLIRHLNNAANRMVRRMGLEPAEELASARGPQELVALARHSAKEGALEPDTAELFVRTLNLGDLTAENVMTPRVQVIALEVQSTAEDVANATRATGLSRFPVYRGSLDSVVGVAHIKDVLAVPAERRHRYPVSELVREPLLVPTTLTVDRLLDRLSGRRTMAVVIDEYGGTAGVVTLEDIVEEVVGEVRDEHDPMETPDLAPAGSDAEGRSVYQADGAARTDQLERIGLRLPEGPYETLAGLIATELGRIPVAGDTLEVAGWWMDVLDASGHRAARVLLHAPRPGSTGEQEKEAGR from the coding sequence ATGACCGACCTGCTCTTCCTGGGCGTGGCGCTCCTGCTGACCCTCGCCTGCGGGGTCTTCGTCGCCGCCGAGTTCTCCCTGACCACCGTCGAGCGCAGCGACCTCGAACGTGCCGCCGAGCGCGGCGAGCGGGGCGCGGACAGCGCCCTGAAGGCGGTCCGCGGCCTCACCTTCCAGCTCTCCGGCGCCCAGCTCGGCATCACCGTCACCGGCCTGGTCATCGGCATGCTGTCCAAGCCGGCCATCGCCACTCTGCTGGCGGGTCCGCTGGCCGCGATGGGCCTGTCGCGCGCGGTGGCGGACTCCGCCGCCCTGGTGCTCGGCACGGCGGTCTCGACGGTCGTGCTGATGGTCGTCGGTGAGCTGGTCCCGAAGAACTGGGCCATCTCCCACCCGCTGGGCATCGCCAGGAAGGTGGCCACCGCCCAGCGCGGCTTCAGCGCCGCCTTCCGGCCGCTGATCCGGCATCTCAACAACGCCGCGAACCGGATGGTCCGCCGGATGGGCCTGGAGCCCGCCGAGGAGCTGGCCTCGGCGCGCGGCCCGCAGGAGCTGGTGGCGCTGGCGCGGCACTCCGCCAAGGAAGGCGCCCTGGAGCCCGACACCGCCGAGCTGTTCGTCCGGACCCTCAACCTCGGCGATCTGACCGCGGAGAACGTGATGACACCGCGGGTGCAGGTGATCGCGCTGGAGGTGCAGTCCACCGCGGAGGACGTGGCCAATGCGACCCGGGCGACGGGCCTGTCCCGCTTCCCGGTCTACCGCGGCAGCCTGGACAGCGTCGTCGGGGTGGCGCACATCAAGGACGTCCTGGCCGTCCCGGCCGAGCGCCGGCACCGGTACCCGGTCTCCGAGCTGGTGCGCGAGCCGCTGCTCGTACCCACGACGCTGACCGTGGACCGGCTGCTGGACCGGCTCTCCGGCAGGCGCACGATGGCCGTGGTCATCGACGAGTACGGCGGTACGGCCGGCGTGGTGACGCTGGAGGACATCGTCGAGGAGGTGGTCGGCGAGGTCCGCGACGAGCACGATCCGATGGAGACCCCCGATCTGGCGCCGGCCGGCAGCGACGCCGAGGGCCGCAGCGTCTACCAGGCCGACGGCGCCGCCCGCACCGACCAGCTGGAACGGATCGGCCTGCGGCTGCCGGAGGGCCCGTACGAGACCCTGGCCGGCCTGATCGCCACCGAGCTGGGCCGGATACCGGTCGCCGGCGACACCCTGGAGGTGGCCGGCTGGTGGATGGACGTCCTCGACGCGTCCGGCCATCGCGCGGCGCGGGTGCTGCTGCACGCCCCCCGCCCCGGCAGCACCGGTGAGCAGGAGAAGGAGGCCGGCCGATGA
- a CDS encoding hemolysin family protein: MTALQLFVGLLTLVVNAFFVGAEFALISVRRSQIEPYAERGDRRATSVLWGLQHVSALLAAAQLGITLCTLVLGAVAEPAIAHLLEPVFHAVGISPALIHPISFVIALSLATYLHMLFGEMVPKNVALAEPVRSALLLGPPLVALTRALRPVIFAINALANTLLKLLRVETRDEVAATFSDAQLAKMVEDSRAAGLLDERAQERLRDALDLGRRPVRDVVLPVEKVVSARMGATPEELEQLAAESGFSRFPVVDDTRRILGYLHVKDALDATPRTEPFPVSALRPIARVKASTLLDDVLTAMRGSRTHLAAVIGDDGRLAGLVTMEDVLRELVLQRPAA, encoded by the coding sequence ATGACCGCCCTGCAGTTGTTCGTGGGTCTGCTGACGCTGGTCGTCAACGCCTTCTTCGTGGGCGCCGAGTTCGCCCTGATCTCGGTGCGCCGCAGTCAGATCGAGCCGTACGCGGAGCGCGGTGACCGCCGGGCGACCAGCGTGCTGTGGGGTCTGCAGCACGTCTCGGCCCTGCTCGCGGCCGCCCAGCTGGGCATCACGCTGTGCACCCTGGTGCTGGGCGCGGTCGCCGAGCCGGCCATCGCGCACCTCCTGGAGCCGGTGTTCCACGCGGTGGGGATCTCGCCGGCGCTGATCCACCCGATCTCGTTCGTGATCGCGCTGTCGCTGGCGACGTATCTGCACATGCTCTTCGGCGAGATGGTGCCGAAGAACGTCGCGCTGGCGGAGCCGGTCCGCAGCGCCCTGCTGCTCGGGCCGCCGCTGGTCGCGCTGACCCGGGCGCTGCGCCCGGTGATCTTCGCGATCAACGCGCTGGCCAACACGCTGCTCAAGCTGCTGCGGGTGGAGACCCGCGACGAGGTCGCCGCGACGTTCTCGGACGCCCAGCTGGCGAAGATGGTCGAGGACTCGCGGGCGGCCGGGCTGCTCGACGAACGGGCGCAGGAGCGGCTGCGGGACGCCCTGGATCTGGGCCGCCGCCCGGTGCGGGACGTGGTGCTGCCGGTGGAGAAGGTCGTCTCCGCGCGGATGGGGGCCACCCCCGAGGAGCTGGAGCAGCTGGCCGCCGAGTCCGGTTTCTCCCGCTTCCCCGTCGTCGACGACACCCGCCGCATCCTCGGCTACCTGCACGTCAAGGACGCGCTGGACGCCACCCCCCGCACCGAGCCCTTCCCGGTGTCCGCGCTGCGCCCGATCGCCCGGGTCAAGGCGTCGACGCTGCTGGACGACGTACTGACCGCGATGCGCGGATCCCGTACGCACCTGGCCGCGGTGATCGGTGACGACGGGCGGCTGGCCGGGCTGGTGACGATGGAGGACGTCCTGCGCGAGCTGGTGCTGCAGCGGCCCGCGGCCTGA
- a CDS encoding FAD-dependent oxidoreductase, translating into MDRTTCCIVGGGPAGMMLGLLLARAGVEVTVLEKHRDFLRDFRGDTVHPSTLRLLDELGLGEEFARLPFAKLAEMRARIGTTEVVMSDMRRIPGRHKYFAMVPQWDFLDLLARAAAEEPGFTLRMRTEVTGLLTEGGRVTGVRFRDEHGAPGELTADLTVACDGRHSRVRQAAGLRQRLFEVPMDVWQVRVEAPADTLKSGRIFARFGDGQAAVTMDRGTYFQTSYLIGKGRDAELRARDVQWLRDRLGALFDWDDAVTGHIGSWDDVKLLEVTFGRLRRWYREGLLCIGDAAHTMSPVGGVGVGLALQDAVAAARILAAPLRRGRVGVADLARVQKRRQLPTAVLQQAQRAEHTMIRSALAGTLDAGRLPVPMRLLRRVPPLRTVAGTLGGYGIRPERAPGFARVRPGARSR; encoded by the coding sequence GTGGACCGTACAACGTGCTGCATCGTGGGCGGCGGGCCGGCGGGGATGATGCTCGGGCTGCTGCTGGCCAGGGCCGGCGTCGAGGTGACCGTCCTGGAGAAGCACCGCGACTTCCTGCGGGACTTCCGCGGGGACACCGTCCATCCGTCGACCCTGCGCCTGCTGGACGAACTCGGCCTCGGCGAGGAGTTCGCGCGGCTGCCGTTCGCGAAGCTGGCGGAGATGCGGGCGCGCATCGGCACCACCGAGGTGGTGATGAGCGATATGCGGCGCATCCCCGGCCGGCACAAGTACTTCGCGATGGTCCCGCAGTGGGACTTCCTCGACCTGCTCGCGCGGGCGGCCGCGGAGGAGCCGGGCTTCACCCTGCGGATGCGCACCGAAGTGACGGGGCTGCTGACCGAGGGCGGCCGCGTCACGGGGGTGCGGTTCCGCGACGAGCACGGCGCCCCCGGCGAGCTGACCGCGGATCTGACGGTCGCCTGCGACGGCCGGCACTCGCGGGTGCGACAGGCGGCCGGGCTGCGGCAACGGCTCTTCGAGGTGCCGATGGACGTCTGGCAGGTACGGGTGGAGGCCCCGGCCGACACGCTCAAGAGCGGCCGGATCTTCGCGCGTTTCGGCGACGGACAGGCCGCGGTCACCATGGACCGCGGCACGTACTTCCAGACCTCCTACCTGATCGGGAAGGGCCGGGACGCGGAGCTGCGCGCCCGGGACGTCCAGTGGCTGCGCGACCGGCTGGGCGCGCTGTTCGACTGGGACGACGCGGTGACCGGCCACATCGGCTCCTGGGACGACGTCAAGCTGCTGGAGGTGACCTTCGGGCGGCTGCGGCGCTGGTATCGCGAAGGTCTGCTGTGCATCGGGGACGCGGCGCACACCATGTCGCCGGTCGGCGGGGTGGGCGTCGGCCTGGCGCTGCAGGACGCGGTCGCGGCGGCCCGGATCCTGGCGGCACCGCTGCGGCGCGGCAGGGTCGGCGTGGCCGACCTGGCGCGGGTGCAGAAGCGTCGGCAGCTGCCGACGGCCGTGCTGCAGCAGGCCCAGCGGGCCGAGCACACGATGATCCGGTCCGCGCTGGCCGGCACCCTCGACGCCGGCCGGCTGCCGGTGCCGATGCGGCTGCTGCGGCGGGTGCCGCCGCTGCGGACGGTGGCCGGCACGCTGGGCGGCTACGGGATCCGCCCCGAGCGGGCCCCCGGTTTCGCCCGGGTCAGGCCCGGCGCCCGATCGCGTTGA
- a CDS encoding TetR/AcrR family transcriptional regulator encodes MTPRRGAGPDAPTFTERARRQQLIDATVDLISTRGYPATSLSAIAERAGVSKAAVLYHFSSKDNLTRAALEQVMAQFREYVDACLVRADGPRAAIVAYVRAMIGYQQAHRRQVRVITEMLLDDDGGTRLKTPGSHDTHGRWQHLAELLTAGQQAGVLREFDVQTVALAIGGAIDGVIAHWLAHPELDLDAAAGELEEFTLNAIGRRA; translated from the coding sequence ATGACTCCTCGCCGGGGCGCCGGCCCCGACGCGCCGACCTTCACCGAACGGGCCCGCCGCCAGCAGCTCATCGACGCCACCGTCGACCTGATCTCTACCCGCGGCTACCCAGCGACCTCGCTCTCGGCGATCGCCGAGCGCGCCGGGGTCTCCAAGGCCGCGGTGCTCTACCACTTCTCCTCCAAGGACAACCTGACCCGGGCGGCGCTGGAACAGGTGATGGCGCAGTTCCGCGAGTACGTGGACGCGTGCCTGGTGCGGGCGGACGGCCCCCGGGCGGCGATCGTCGCCTATGTGCGGGCGATGATCGGCTATCAGCAGGCCCACCGCCGCCAGGTGCGCGTCATCACCGAGATGCTCCTCGACGACGACGGGGGCACCCGCCTCAAGACGCCAGGATCGCACGACACCCACGGCCGCTGGCAGCACCTGGCCGAACTGCTGACGGCAGGTCAGCAGGCGGGGGTACTGCGGGAGTTCGATGTCCAGACCGTCGCCCTGGCCATCGGCGGGGCGATCGACGGGGTGATCGCGCACTGGCTGGCCCACCCGGAACTCGACCTGGACGCCGCGGCCGGCGAGCTGGAGGAGTTCACCCTCAACGCGATCGGGCGCCGGGCCTGA